A genomic window from Cytobacillus suaedae includes:
- a CDS encoding patatin-like phospholipase family protein, with product MHETGVSLGGGCLRGVAHIGALKEILKQNISITHVAGTSAGAVVGGLYASGLQPDQMVLALEDLSIRKHLDFNFSLKGWLKGDRIYQTLLRLTEGKWFSDLEIPLAVVCVDLYSRELTIIRDGEVAKALRAAIAIPGVFLPIEMDGKLLVDGYILNNNPADVVRKMGAKHVTAIRVKSSNTQINKPKSLISSVNQYMDIASHTHTEQLIKEHADVIMDIDLLDVGRFEPKSFSTVIQVGQAEARKVLTKVKAKEAVEHVVYMEQWLKKTSN from the coding sequence GAAATTCTAAAACAAAACATTTCAATCACACATGTTGCGGGTACAAGTGCAGGAGCAGTTGTGGGCGGACTCTATGCATCGGGGCTTCAGCCAGATCAAATGGTTCTTGCGTTAGAAGATCTATCCATTCGTAAGCATTTAGATTTTAATTTTAGCCTTAAGGGTTGGCTAAAGGGTGATCGCATTTATCAGACACTCCTTAGGTTAACGGAAGGAAAATGGTTCTCTGATTTAGAAATTCCGCTTGCCGTAGTGTGTGTAGATCTTTATTCAAGAGAGCTTACTATTATTAGAGATGGTGAGGTAGCGAAGGCATTACGTGCAGCCATTGCGATTCCAGGTGTGTTTTTGCCAATTGAAATGGATGGGAAATTATTAGTAGATGGATATATATTAAATAACAACCCTGCTGATGTAGTTAGGAAAATGGGAGCAAAGCACGTAACAGCCATACGTGTTAAGAGTTCCAATACACAAATAAATAAACCAAAAAGTCTAATCTCTTCAGTTAATCAATACATGGACATTGCTAGCCATACACATACTGAACAACTCATCAAAGAACATGCAGATGTAATCATGGATATTGACTTATTAGATGTAGGTAGGTTTGAACCCAAATCCTTTTCAACCGTTATACAAGTAGGCCAAGCAGAAGCACGGAAGGTACTAACAAAAGTTAAGGCTAAAGAGGCAGTAGAACATGTTGTGTACATGGAACAATGGCTTAAGAAAACATCAAACTAG
- a CDS encoding TetR/AcrR family transcriptional regulator, translated as MEHNTKHTHQKIIKVAQELFMELGYRAVSTRRIAEACGITQPTLYHHFSNKKAIYMEVLRTELFDMQNALNRIIKRFENDIEECIFQVTYYILINKPPSMGQMFHDIERELNKEHQDQIREWWISSYQDPIASIFEKGIKDNKLRNPKEFGSFPVPTAYLLLGLLSSKDTDYKMKENMAKDQARFYTNVILYGLSSS; from the coding sequence ATGGAACACAATACAAAACATACACATCAAAAAATTATTAAAGTCGCACAAGAACTTTTTATGGAATTAGGTTATCGTGCTGTTTCTACAAGAAGAATTGCTGAAGCTTGTGGTATTACTCAGCCAACATTATACCATCATTTTTCTAATAAAAAGGCAATCTATATGGAGGTCTTGAGAACAGAATTGTTTGATATGCAAAACGCTCTTAATCGAATAATTAAGAGGTTTGAAAATGATATTGAAGAATGTATATTCCAAGTCACCTATTATATTCTAATTAACAAACCTCCTTCCATGGGGCAAATGTTTCACGATATTGAAAGGGAATTGAACAAAGAACATCAAGATCAAATTCGAGAATGGTGGATCTCATCATATCAAGATCCAATTGCTTCAATATTTGAAAAAGGGATTAAAGACAATAAACTAAGAAATCCAAAAGAGTTTGGTTCTTTTCCTGTCCCAACAGCCTACCTACTTTTAGGTTTACTTTCTTCAAAGGATACTGACTATAAAATGAAAGAAAATATGGCAAAAGACCAAGCAAGATTCTATACAAATGTGATTCTGTATGGTTTATCGTCATCATAG
- a CDS encoding YidE/YbjL duplication yields MIKGFLEEPLFLLFFILFLGSWLGQTKVKGLSLGSAGVLLIAMVFGHFGYQVSPIVQNFGLSLFIVAVGLQAGPRFFRMIRTSGVIFGIISILIVLIAAVTTILVSKTFNLSEALSIGIMTGALTSTPGLAAALQATNDPIASVGYGIAYPFGVIAVVLFVQLLPRVLSVDLQKDLQQKNNPVKNEESPEVITIEVTNPTINKKTLQELKLHKNFAVVISRVIRGQRSIIALSDTVLLKGDRLVTVGIRTELDNFCKYAGKEVPTALQNVDHIKLRKVVVDSYDIIGKNIKDLNLRRDYGVTVTRIERGGIEYSQNTRMRLERGDVLTIVSSEQRLNDVEKLFTRNKLTVTNVHIFSLSIILLAGILLGMIPIHLPGLGTLTLGVAGGPLFIALIIGHFGKLGPIKARYYQPSNQVIGDIGLVLFLAGAGTTAGQGIVDVIQTEGIRLVIAGAIITIVPIVAGFFIARKVFHLSMIHSLGALCGGMTSTPGLGAVNQLIESEDPAIAYAAAYPFALILVAVVSQLLVFFL; encoded by the coding sequence ATGATTAAGGGGTTCTTAGAGGAACCATTATTTTTGTTATTTTTTATCTTGTTTTTAGGCTCATGGTTAGGCCAAACAAAGGTGAAAGGTCTAAGTCTTGGTTCAGCGGGTGTATTACTTATTGCAATGGTGTTTGGTCATTTTGGTTATCAGGTCTCCCCTATTGTCCAAAACTTCGGGTTAAGTTTGTTTATTGTTGCAGTTGGACTACAAGCTGGCCCTCGATTTTTTAGAATGATTCGTACGAGTGGAGTTATATTTGGAATCATTAGTATTCTAATTGTATTAATTGCAGCAGTAACAACTATCCTTGTTTCCAAAACCTTTAACCTTTCAGAAGCATTAAGTATTGGAATTATGACTGGTGCTCTAACTAGTACACCAGGACTTGCAGCTGCACTTCAAGCAACCAATGATCCTATTGCATCTGTAGGATACGGAATTGCTTACCCTTTTGGAGTAATCGCAGTGGTCCTTTTCGTTCAACTATTGCCACGTGTTTTAAGCGTTGATTTACAAAAGGACTTACAGCAGAAAAATAATCCTGTTAAAAATGAAGAGTCACCAGAAGTGATAACAATTGAAGTAACGAACCCGACCATTAACAAGAAGACGCTACAAGAACTAAAGCTTCATAAGAACTTCGCTGTCGTCATTAGTCGTGTTATCCGAGGACAGCGTAGTATTATTGCCTTAAGTGACACTGTCCTTTTAAAAGGTGATCGCCTTGTAACAGTTGGTATAAGAACAGAACTTGATAATTTTTGTAAGTACGCAGGTAAGGAAGTGCCTACTGCTTTACAAAACGTTGATCATATTAAGCTACGTAAAGTAGTCGTCGATTCGTATGACATTATTGGAAAAAACATTAAGGACCTGAATCTTAGAAGAGATTACGGGGTTACAGTAACTCGTATTGAACGAGGCGGGATTGAGTATAGCCAGAACACTAGGATGCGACTTGAACGTGGTGATGTACTAACGATAGTTAGTAGTGAACAACGGTTAAATGATGTTGAAAAGTTATTTACTCGTAATAAGCTTACGGTCACAAATGTTCATATCTTTTCACTCAGTATTATTCTGTTAGCAGGTATATTACTTGGCATGATACCAATCCATCTACCTGGGTTAGGAACATTAACATTAGGAGTAGCTGGTGGTCCATTGTTTATTGCCTTAATCATTGGCCACTTTGGAAAACTAGGACCTATAAAGGCAAGGTATTACCAGCCTTCAAATCAGGTGATAGGAGATATTGGACTCGTGCTATTTTTAGCTGGGGCAGGAACAACTGCAGGACAGGGAATTGTAGATGTAATACAAACGGAAGGTATTCGCTTAGTCATTGCGGGTGCAATTATTACAATTGTACCGATTGTTGCAGGATTTTTCATTGCTCGAAAAGTGTTTCATCTTAGCATGATCCATTCATTAGGAGCACTCTGTGGAGGAATGACAAGTACACCAGGTTTAGGGGCTGTCAATCAATTAATTGAGTCAGAGGATCCTGCGATAGCTTATGCCGCAGCTTATCCATTTGCACTTATTTTGGTTGCGGTTGTCTCACAGTTACTAGTGTTCTTCCTATAA
- a CDS encoding efflux RND transporter permease subunit, whose product MNFLTRFSLKNAVAVFIISFLFVLGGIYSFSKLKVDQFPEIEFPQITIEAVYPGASPDDVNEQVVSKLEDQLDSLEGVTKITSSVYDSIGIINLEFPFDTDLDRVEQQINSGLGDINLPEEAEIKLNRLSFGAFPIYNISFFSSDGDSIEEIMNDSVIPELKKIKGINNVSVAGLTDSLVQITVDKEKAEQAGLTLSSIKTQINEKFISFPAGKINDNEVQIPIRVEEKLDSISALEDLQLTSAFGGGQNQQPIILKDVAIIESITEKSELARFNQKNSLSMAITKKQDANTVEVADQVMNVLKKYDNQLDYEIGIDSAKDIEKSVSTLVKEGLLGALFASIAVLIFLRNARATIIAIISIPLSLLIAAIFLKQMDISLNIMTLGGMAVAVGRVVDDSIVVIENIFRRVRKSNEGMSDHVIIESTKEILKAITSSTLTTVVVFLPIGFVGGITGEFFLPFALTIIFSLLASLLVSITIVPILAKFSFKKVPVEEKEGALQRFYGRLIEKSLNHKMIILVLSFVMLFGSFAVVPSLGFTFIPNEESKILTTSIELPSSTSLEGTNEISLLVEEMFSEQPEIADVTAAIGARDFTTGLRLNNKASYFVNLKDGVNVQNTIKSLENKIEEIAQDENTDLKISVQELSTGGPPSNNNVDVDLFSNDLEALQEAAAIVEEYMNKNNDLKYITNNFSEKQKQFLIDIDSQKASEYGLSGFQILGTVSNQTMPVNVGTLKLDNMAQSVQLSFDEDVESKEQLESITLFSQKGPVQLSEIAEVKEIEAFTSIQKLDTKVYARVTGQVKGNDVQVVSSEVKSGVEKLDLPEGVSLTSGGGNDETVEIFQSLGIAIIVAIGLVYLTMLVTFGQARIPFIILSSLMFVPIGSLVSLFIIKEPLSVSVMIGFLMLIGIVTTNAIVLVDRIGQNRSRGLTIRNSLVEAGKTRLRPILMTAFATIAALIPLAMTTSSGTLISKGLAVTVIGGLTSSTLLTLVIVPVVYELFFLKTSKQEMKTKVNLDI is encoded by the coding sequence ATGAATTTTTTAACGAGGTTTAGTTTAAAAAATGCGGTTGCTGTATTTATTATTTCTTTTTTGTTTGTACTTGGGGGAATTTATTCTTTTTCTAAACTTAAGGTAGATCAATTTCCAGAAATCGAATTCCCACAAATAACGATTGAAGCGGTTTATCCAGGTGCATCACCTGATGATGTCAATGAACAAGTAGTTTCTAAGCTTGAAGATCAACTTGATTCATTAGAAGGAGTTACAAAGATAACAAGTTCAGTCTATGACAGCATTGGAATAATTAATTTAGAGTTTCCATTTGATACAGATTTAGACAGAGTAGAGCAACAAATTAATTCGGGGTTAGGTGATATTAATTTACCTGAGGAAGCTGAAATCAAGTTAAATCGATTGTCCTTTGGAGCTTTTCCTATCTATAATATTTCTTTCTTTAGTTCCGATGGAGACAGTATAGAAGAAATAATGAATGACTCTGTTATACCAGAACTTAAAAAAATTAAGGGCATTAATAATGTTTCTGTAGCTGGACTAACGGATAGCCTAGTTCAAATCACCGTGGATAAAGAGAAAGCTGAACAGGCAGGGCTTACACTAAGTAGTATTAAAACTCAAATTAATGAAAAATTCATTTCATTTCCTGCTGGAAAAATAAACGACAATGAAGTCCAAATACCTATTCGAGTGGAAGAAAAATTAGATTCCATTTCAGCATTAGAAGACTTGCAGCTTACATCAGCTTTTGGTGGAGGACAAAACCAACAACCGATTATCTTAAAAGATGTGGCAATAATTGAATCTATAACTGAGAAAAGTGAGTTAGCTCGTTTCAATCAAAAAAATTCTTTATCGATGGCAATCACAAAAAAACAGGATGCAAACACGGTTGAAGTTGCCGATCAAGTTATGAATGTTCTAAAGAAGTATGATAATCAATTAGACTATGAGATTGGAATTGATTCTGCTAAGGATATCGAAAAATCAGTTAGTACATTAGTGAAAGAAGGCTTACTCGGTGCTTTATTTGCTTCCATAGCAGTTTTAATCTTTTTACGTAATGCAAGAGCAACTATTATTGCTATTATATCTATTCCATTATCACTCTTAATCGCAGCGATCTTCCTAAAGCAAATGGATATTTCTTTAAACATTATGACTTTAGGTGGAATGGCAGTAGCTGTAGGTCGAGTAGTTGATGATAGTATTGTAGTAATAGAGAATATCTTCAGACGTGTTCGAAAGTCGAATGAAGGAATGTCTGATCATGTGATTATCGAATCTACAAAGGAGATTTTAAAAGCAATCACATCATCCACATTAACAACAGTCGTTGTATTTCTTCCAATTGGATTTGTTGGGGGAATTACAGGTGAATTCTTTCTACCTTTTGCACTAACGATTATTTTCTCATTATTAGCGTCCTTGCTTGTTTCTATTACGATAGTACCGATTTTAGCAAAGTTTTCATTCAAGAAGGTACCGGTTGAGGAGAAAGAGGGAGCACTTCAACGATTTTACGGAAGATTAATTGAAAAATCATTAAATCATAAGATGATAATTCTAGTTCTTTCTTTTGTTATGCTTTTTGGATCTTTTGCAGTTGTACCTTCATTAGGTTTTACCTTTATTCCTAACGAAGAGTCCAAAATTCTGACAACATCGATTGAATTACCTTCATCCACATCATTGGAAGGTACAAACGAAATTTCACTTCTTGTGGAAGAAATGTTTAGTGAACAGCCTGAAATTGCTGATGTTACAGCTGCAATTGGGGCAAGGGACTTTACAACTGGTTTAAGGTTGAATAACAAGGCAAGCTATTTCGTAAATCTAAAAGACGGTGTGAATGTACAAAACACGATTAAATCGTTAGAGAACAAAATAGAAGAAATTGCCCAGGATGAGAACACTGATCTAAAAATTAGTGTTCAGGAGTTATCAACTGGTGGCCCACCTTCAAACAACAATGTAGACGTTGACCTGTTTTCGAATGATTTAGAAGCACTTCAAGAAGCGGCAGCTATTGTGGAAGAGTATATGAACAAAAACAATGACCTTAAGTATATTACGAACAACTTTAGTGAGAAACAAAAGCAATTTTTAATAGATATAGACTCACAGAAAGCTAGTGAATATGGGTTATCAGGTTTTCAAATTCTTGGTACTGTAAGTAATCAAACAATGCCAGTGAATGTTGGAACACTAAAATTAGATAACATGGCACAGTCAGTTCAACTTTCTTTTGATGAAGATGTAGAATCGAAGGAACAGTTGGAAAGTATTACGTTATTTTCTCAAAAAGGTCCTGTTCAACTTTCAGAGATTGCAGAAGTAAAAGAAATAGAAGCTTTTACATCTATCCAAAAGCTTGATACGAAAGTTTACGCACGTGTTACCGGTCAAGTGAAAGGTAATGATGTGCAGGTTGTTTCATCTGAGGTAAAATCAGGAGTAGAAAAACTTGATTTACCTGAAGGTGTGTCATTAACAAGTGGTGGAGGGAATGACGAAACGGTTGAAATTTTTCAATCACTTGGTATTGCTATTATTGTAGCTATTGGATTAGTATATCTAACGATGTTAGTTACATTTGGGCAAGCTAGAATACCATTCATTATTTTATCATCACTCATGTTTGTACCTATTGGTTCCCTTGTTTCGCTGTTTATTATTAAAGAGCCTTTGTCTGTAAGTGTGATGATTGGTTTCTTAATGCTAATAGGTATTGTTACAACGAATGCTATTGTGTTGGTTGACCGCATAGGTCAGAATAGATCTCGTGGATTAACGATACGAAATTCACTAGTTGAGGCTGGGAAAACAAGGTTGCGACCAATTCTAATGACAGCTTTTGCTACAATTGCAGCGTTAATTCCTCTTGCTATGACGACTTCTTCAGGTACACTCATATCAAAAGGGTTAGCCGTTACAGTGATTGGTGGTCTTACGTCATCCACTTTGCTAACACTAGTTATTGTGCCTGTTGTGTATGAACTTTTCTTTTTAAAAACATCAAAACAGGAAATGAAAACTAAAGTGAATTTAGATATATAA
- a CDS encoding DUF1232 domain-containing protein — protein MKFLKRITFIFKFRRFVPFLKDFFLSNEVPIHKKALGVLFFLTYAFFPFDLIPDYLAFLGLIDDVVIASFVLERFVKIAPESLKKKHKLLEK, from the coding sequence TTGAAATTTTTAAAAAGAATAACCTTTATATTTAAGTTTAGAAGATTTGTCCCCTTTTTGAAGGATTTCTTTCTATCAAATGAGGTACCGATTCATAAAAAAGCACTTGGCGTTTTGTTCTTTCTTACTTATGCTTTCTTCCCATTTGATTTAATTCCAGACTATCTCGCATTTTTAGGACTTATTGATGATGTTGTCATTGCATCATTTGTCTTAGAAAGATTTGTTAAAATTGCACCAGAGTCACTAAAGAAAAAACATAAACTACTTGAAAAATAA
- a CDS encoding MFS transporter, producing the protein MALKGITNLERPLQILMLGVLLAHLGTLLVMPILPIMLKTDAGLSVTKIGTVLAAIAIAFQFGSIFGGILADRIGRRFIIGLGALIAGVGIALFGFFTGYGPLLLAAIIMGLGNGLHAPSIKASIAALASEENRTTAFSLRGIAANIGTGTAGLIIFFLVTGTPSLLFWTAGLIYGALAVISWTLLPKRCGEVPCPQLPIGAYGEVFKNKPFLVFSLVSILIWALYAQLSFALPIRATTILPSPENVALIWTINSVIVVFTQRFITKRFIDRVHPLSALSGGIVFIGIGVGSLFFASSFWHLVISGAIFVIGEMLILPTTDSTISQLSKANMIGLFFAVSNVVSGLGEAGGKSLGGALLGNAEESALPWIAYALSGAVLGLLVLVLKKWEPLNVSLKHATKQKDKPKHAPHVAVEPPHHRSHPINDWVPEQFFRKKHPVK; encoded by the coding sequence ATGGCTCTTAAGGGAATTACAAACCTCGAACGTCCGCTACAAATCCTAATGCTTGGAGTGTTGTTAGCGCATTTAGGAACATTGTTGGTTATGCCAATCTTACCAATTATGTTAAAAACAGATGCAGGACTTTCAGTAACTAAAATTGGAACTGTACTAGCAGCAATTGCAATCGCCTTTCAATTCGGAAGTATCTTTGGTGGGATACTAGCCGATCGAATTGGTCGTAGATTTATCATTGGACTTGGGGCTTTAATTGCTGGTGTTGGAATTGCGTTATTTGGCTTCTTTACAGGGTATGGCCCACTTTTACTTGCTGCAATCATTATGGGACTTGGGAATGGACTTCATGCACCATCTATCAAAGCTTCCATTGCCGCATTAGCTTCTGAAGAAAATCGAACAACTGCCTTTTCTTTAAGGGGCATTGCAGCCAATATTGGGACTGGAACTGCAGGTCTTATCATCTTCTTTTTAGTAACTGGAACACCCTCGCTTCTTTTTTGGACAGCAGGGTTAATCTATGGTGCTCTGGCAGTCATTAGTTGGACCCTCTTACCTAAAAGGTGTGGAGAAGTTCCATGTCCTCAGCTCCCAATTGGTGCTTATGGTGAGGTATTTAAAAATAAACCATTCTTAGTATTTAGTCTAGTAAGTATCTTAATCTGGGCATTATATGCACAATTGTCATTTGCCCTCCCAATTCGAGCAACAACTATCTTACCTTCACCTGAAAATGTTGCTTTAATATGGACTATTAATAGTGTAATTGTTGTTTTTACACAACGTTTTATTACAAAACGCTTTATAGACCGAGTACATCCACTATCTGCATTAAGTGGGGGTATAGTTTTTATTGGTATAGGAGTAGGATCACTCTTTTTCGCCAGTTCGTTTTGGCATTTGGTAATTAGTGGTGCCATTTTTGTTATAGGAGAGATGCTCATCTTACCGACCACAGATAGTACGATTTCACAACTATCAAAAGCAAATATGATAGGCCTCTTCTTTGCAGTTTCTAATGTTGTTTCCGGACTTGGAGAGGCTGGTGGAAAGTCTTTAGGTGGAGCCCTTTTGGGAAATGCAGAAGAGTCAGCTCTTCCATGGATTGCTTACGCTCTATCTGGCGCGGTATTAGGGTTACTTGTGTTGGTATTAAAAAAATGGGAACCACTTAATGTTTCATTAAAACATGCTACCAAACAAAAAGATAAACCAAAGCATGCTCCACATGTTGCAGTTGAACCACCTCATCATCGTTCACATCCAATAAATGATTGGGTTCCAGAACAATTTTTCCGAAAAAAACACCCTGTAAAATAA
- the aspA gene encoding aspartate ammonia-lyase has protein sequence MSLIMNQMRTEKDFLGTKEVPINAYYGIQTLRAVENFPITGYRINEELIKAMAIVKKAAALANMDIQHLYSGIGENIVKAADELISGKWHDQIIVDPIQGGAGTSINMNINEVIANRALELLGQEKGDYVYCSPNTHVNMAQSTNDAFPTAIHIAVLSLLEKLLKTMEDMHAAFKQKAMEFNHIIKMGRTHLQDAVPIRLGQEFEAYSRVIERDINRIKQSRQHLYEVNMGATAVGTGLNADPRYIELVVKYLKDISGFELTGAEHLVDATQNTDAYTEVSGVLKVCMLNMSKIANDLRLMASGPRAGLAEIMLPARQPGSSIMPGKVNPVLPELINQVAFQVIGNDQTICLASEAGQLELNVMEPVLVFNLLQSISIMNNAFRTFTDNCLKGIKANEERLKEYVEKSAGVLTAVNPHIGYEVASRIAREAILNGVPVRELCLRYDVLSEEELNIILDPYEMTNPGISGASLLDR, from the coding sequence ATGTCATTAATTATGAATCAAATGCGAACAGAAAAAGATTTCTTAGGAACGAAAGAAGTACCTATCAATGCATATTATGGAATTCAAACACTTCGAGCTGTTGAAAACTTTCCTATTACAGGATACCGAATTAACGAAGAACTAATTAAGGCAATGGCTATCGTGAAAAAAGCGGCGGCACTTGCAAATATGGATATTCAACATCTTTATTCCGGGATTGGGGAAAATATTGTTAAGGCGGCAGATGAGTTGATATCCGGAAAATGGCATGACCAAATTATCGTTGATCCTATCCAAGGAGGAGCAGGAACTTCTATTAATATGAATATTAATGAAGTGATTGCTAATCGTGCACTTGAACTACTTGGGCAAGAAAAAGGTGATTATGTCTATTGTAGCCCAAATACACATGTCAATATGGCTCAATCTACAAATGATGCTTTCCCTACGGCAATCCATATAGCAGTGTTAAGTCTGTTAGAAAAGTTACTTAAAACAATGGAAGATATGCACGCAGCATTCAAACAAAAGGCGATGGAATTTAATCATATAATTAAAATGGGGCGCACCCATTTACAGGATGCTGTTCCAATTCGCCTTGGACAGGAATTCGAAGCATATAGTCGTGTTATCGAACGTGATATAAATCGTATTAAACAATCTAGGCAACATCTATATGAAGTAAACATGGGTGCAACGGCAGTTGGAACTGGTTTAAATGCTGATCCTCGTTACATTGAATTAGTCGTAAAATACCTAAAAGATATTAGTGGATTTGAATTAACTGGAGCTGAACATTTGGTTGATGCAACTCAAAATACTGATGCATACACAGAAGTATCAGGAGTTTTGAAAGTTTGTATGTTAAACATGTCAAAAATTGCAAATGACCTTAGGTTAATGGCCTCCGGGCCGAGAGCAGGTTTGGCAGAAATCATGTTACCTGCAAGACAGCCGGGTTCATCCATTATGCCTGGTAAAGTAAATCCTGTTTTGCCAGAACTTATTAATCAGGTAGCTTTCCAAGTAATAGGAAATGACCAAACAATTTGCCTTGCATCAGAAGCTGGTCAGTTGGAATTAAATGTAATGGAGCCGGTTTTAGTCTTTAACCTCCTTCAATCCATTAGTATAATGAATAACGCTTTCAGGACTTTCACTGATAATTGCTTAAAAGGTATAAAGGCAAATGAAGAGAGACTAAAAGAATATGTAGAAAAGAGTGCAGGAGTTCTGACAGCAGTTAATCCACATATTGGATACGAAGTAGCATCTCGAATTGCAAGAGAAGCGATTTTAAACGGTGTACCTGTTCGAGAGTTATGCTTGAGATATGATGTTCTGAGTGAAGAAGAACTTAATATCATTCTAGATCCATATGAGATGACAAATCCCGGAATCTCCGGTGCATCGTTACTGGATAGATAA
- a CDS encoding FbpB family small basic protein — protein sequence MKKGMLSMVELMKRNKEELLKDKKLLEKIELRIEEKHTMSSPK from the coding sequence ATGAAAAAGGGTATGTTATCCATGGTAGAACTAATGAAGAGGAATAAAGAGGAATTACTAAAGGATAAAAAACTACTTGAAAAAATTGAGCTTCGTATTGAGGAAAAACACACGATGAGTTCACCTAAATAG